The following are from one region of the Candidatus Bathyarchaeota archaeon genome:
- the cca gene encoding CCA tRNA nucleotidyltransferase, with protein sequence MSGNSIEAEIQNIIKHVLKKIVPTEAEREKTLKFSQEIVKKVEEKLKDKGIVAEVRIEGSIAKDTWLSGDKDIDIFIMVPKVYGREIFPRVLKAAKEAAGGNYVESYAEHPYLQARIEGFTVEFVPCFKIERSEEVISSVDRTPFHTAYVKKRLDANIRDEILLLKKFMHGIGAYGAEIKIGGFSGYLCELLILYYGSFIELLRAASKWRKGEVIDIESFYKGLHNEIRKIFPEPLIVIDPVDKGRNVASSVRVERLCEFIAASREFLKKPSIEYFFPPEKKPYTIEEVTSAINLRGTSIVFIKTGAARAVSDILWGQLYRTQRALRNLILQHDFKLVRDEVWSDEESAVVFLFELYSRVLPSIEKHIGPPLEKIRDCERFLEKYSGSQTVISGPRIDGDRWVVERRRKYNDVVHLLRDRLAGDHVKIGIGSLVSQSLSSSFEVLVNSEIKDFYLQNPGFAKFLTDYLHGKPRWLRADTTKNS encoded by the coding sequence ATGAGTGGAAACAGCATCGAAGCAGAAATTCAAAATATAATCAAGCATGTTTTGAAAAAAATTGTTCCCACCGAAGCCGAGAGAGAGAAGACACTAAAATTCTCTCAGGAGATAGTAAAGAAGGTTGAAGAGAAGCTTAAGGACAAAGGTATTGTTGCGGAGGTGCGTATTGAAGGCTCAATTGCAAAGGATACATGGCTGTCGGGAGATAAGGACATCGACATTTTCATAATGGTGCCAAAAGTTTATGGAAGAGAGATCTTCCCAAGGGTACTGAAAGCTGCAAAGGAAGCTGCTGGCGGGAATTATGTTGAATCCTATGCGGAGCATCCATACCTTCAAGCTAGGATTGAAGGATTTACCGTCGAGTTTGTTCCATGTTTCAAGATTGAAAGATCCGAGGAAGTGATTTCATCCGTAGATAGGACACCATTTCACACGGCGTATGTTAAGAAAAGGCTCGATGCAAATATTAGAGATGAGATTTTATTGTTGAAGAAGTTTATGCATGGTATAGGTGCTTACGGTGCTGAGATAAAAATTGGAGGTTTCAGCGGGTACCTTTGCGAACTTCTAATCCTGTATTATGGCTCCTTTATTGAATTATTGAGGGCTGCTTCAAAATGGCGAAAAGGAGAGGTTATTGACATAGAAAGCTTCTACAAAGGTCTACATAATGAGATAAGAAAGATATTTCCAGAACCGCTCATAGTCATTGACCCAGTAGATAAAGGCAGAAATGTGGCCTCCTCTGTGAGAGTCGAAAGGCTCTGTGAATTCATTGCTGCTTCAAGAGAGTTTCTGAAGAAACCTTCTATTGAATACTTCTTTCCCCCTGAGAAAAAACCTTACACCATAGAGGAAGTAACCTCCGCCATAAACTTAAGAGGAACATCAATAGTATTCATAAAGACCGGAGCGGCTAGAGCCGTATCGGATATCTTATGGGGGCAGCTTTATCGTACACAACGGGCTCTTCGAAATCTTATACTTCAACATGACTTCAAACTCGTTCGGGATGAGGTTTGGTCGGACGAGGAATCTGCAGTCGTCTTCTTATTCGAATTGTATTCCCGTGTTTTACCGTCCATTGAGAAGCATATTGGTCCGCCTCTGGAAAAGATAAGAGACTGCGAAAGGTTTTTGGAAAAGTATTCGGGTTCTCAGACAGTTATTTCTGGACCGAGGATTGATGGAGATAGATGGGTGGTTGAGAGAAGAAGAAAATATAATGATGTAGTACACTTGCTCAGGGATAGATTGGCGGGCGATCATGTTAAGATAGGGATTGGTAGTCTAGTTTCTCAATCTTTGTCCTCATCATTTGAAGTTTTGGTAAACAGTGAAATCAAAGATTTCTACCTTCAAAATCCCGGTTTCGCCAAATTTTTGACGGATTATCTGCATGGCAAACCGAGGTGGCTAAGAGCGGATACAACAAAAAATAGCTAA